A stretch of the Fusarium musae strain F31 chromosome 2, whole genome shotgun sequence genome encodes the following:
- a CDS encoding hypothetical protein (EggNog:ENOG41), whose amino-acid sequence MPSSKVFAAILAALAVADASPCKPKPVTTSGSTAAVVTTSGSTDILSSTVTTETAATTTTEAACSHYTPYTEIIPADCGKTGVAPNCADKVIGSPITVTDYAACGNTCGMTVGCKSFSIKDTSCTLYNAPVSSLGYTFNEGSDASHFYDLDLCFGCGEGTTTSGTETATGSQTTSYETETSSTGSATETTGTASAGTTTATGSETETSATGSETGTTTATGSETETSGTAHATGTTDTETSATGSQTGTTTGPGATTETSATETLTANTDTTTAAATTTTSAGCTAYTQIANPPYNNCNVRGSASAGAVMSQLATYGNTASANDCALKCANYHDALHPNDKCRSFALDGSNTCYVYSTTVSSLGINRSGLPVWEFNDLDACYSCDEGSATTTTAAGVDTTSTEAGTTTTETGSETGTTTEAVGSTTTTEAGSGTTTTEAGSDTTTTTAAGVDTTATTTTEAGAGSTTTEAASTTTDSVCTGYTPVPNPPAANCAVKGKSNKDSLNDSPGTSANDCAAKCSEISGCKSFAYKASANTCTFWGLTVSQLQIDSCASAEESEFYDFEVCYAGCAQATTTTEAAASTTTTEAAVETTATTTTEAGEGSTTTTEAVVASTTTTEAGEGSTTTTEAGAASTTTIEAASTTEAASTTEAPTTTTTEAQSTTEAPTTTTEAPVCTNYIPLPNAPSTCGKQGKVSCRSAQKLGQATSVTDVNACGKLCGTTLTCKTFSYSPKFRSTGGYCQLYSAPLSQLSFTPCNTGVKFYDLDTCYTCSNTPTPTPPATCSKYVPAFEKCAKDTHCGTRGEICQEDKINVAGDASCLENCAKSCIDYGKECKYFSYQPAFYNSAAKCKLYKGGKINKKSTSWVQFYEQDCFKCQQSK is encoded by the coding sequence ATGCCTTCCTCAAAGGTCTTTGCAGCCATCTTGGCTGCTCTGGCCGTGGCCGACGCCAGCCCTTGTAAGCCCAAGCCCGTCACAACGAGTGGTTCAACCGCTGCCGTTGTGACTACTTCTGGCTCAACCGACATTCTTTCTTCCACTGTTACTACTGAGACTGCtgctaccaccaccactgaGGCTGCTTGTTCTCACTACACTCCTTACACTGAGATCATCCCCGCTGATTGCGGCAAGACTGGTGTTGCACCCAACTGCGCTGACAAGGTCATTGGATCTCCTATCACTGTTACCGACTACGCTGCGTGTGGTAACACTTGTGGTATGACTGTTGGCTGCAAGTCTTTCTCAATCAAGGATACTTCTTGTACCCTGTACAATGCCCCCGTTTCTTCACTCGGATATACGTTCAACGAGGGCTCTGATGCTAGCCACTTCTATGACCTCGACCTTTGCTTCGGATGTGGTGAGGGCACAACTACCTCTGGTACTGAGACTGCCACTGGATCTCAGACTACTTCATATGAGACTGAGACCTCCTCTACTGGTTCTGCTACCGAGACTACTGGCACTGCTTCAGCTGGAACCACTACTGCTACCGGctcagagacagagacttCAGCTACTGGTTCTGAGACTGGAACAACAACTGCCACAGGATCTGAGACCGAGACCTCTGGTACAGCCCATGCTACGGGCACAACCGACACTGAGACCTCAGCCACTGGCTCTCAGACCGGGACCACAACTGGTCCTGGCGCTACCACCGAGACCTCAGCTACCGAGACCCTCACAGCCAACACAGACACAACAACAGCCGCTGCCACAACTACAACCTCGGCCGGCTGCACAGCATACACACAAATTGCCAACCCTCCTTACAACAACTGCAACGTTAGGGGCTCTGCAAGTGCGGGCGCCGTCATGAGTCAACTCGCGACCTACGGCAACACCGCCAGCGCCAACGACTGTGCCCTTAAGTGTGCTAACTACCATGATGCCCTTCACCCCAACGATAAGTGTCGCTCCTTCGCCTTGGATGGGTCCAACACCTGCTATGTCTATAGCACTACTGTTAGCAGCCTGGGCATCAACCGCAGTGGCCTTCCTGTGTGGGAGTTTAACGATCTGGATGCTTGCTACTCTTGTGATGAAGGTAGTGCTACTACCACCActgctgctggtgttgataCCACTAGCACTGAGGCCGGAACTACTACGACCGAGACTGGCTCAGAGACTGGTACTACCACCGAAGCTGTTGGATCTACAACCACTACTGAGGCTGGATCTGGTACCACTACCACCGAGGCCGGTTCTGACACTACCACTACCACAGCCGCTGGTGTTGATACCACCGCTACTACCACCACTGAAGCTGGTGCTGGATCTACAACCACTGAAGCTGCTTCCACCACCACTGACTCCGTCTGCACCGGCTACACTCCCGTCCCCAACCCTCCCGCCGCAAACTGCGCCGTCAAGGGTAAGTCTAACAAGGACTCTCTCAACGACAGCCCTGGTACCAGCGCCAACGACTGTGCCGCCAAGTGTAGCGAGATTTCTGGCTGCAAGTCCTTTGCTTACAAGGCTTCTGCCAACACTTGCACTTTCTGGGGTCTCACTGTGAGCCAGCTGCAGATCGACAGCTGTGCTTCTGCTGAGGAGTCTGAGTTCTACGACTTTGAGGTCTGCTATGCTGGTTGTGCTCAGGCTACTACCACCACTGAGGCTGCTGCATCTACCACGACAactgaggctgctgttgagacTACTGCTACCACTACTACTGAGGCCGGTGAGGgttccaccaccaccactgaagctgttgttgctTCTACAACCACCACCGAGGCTGGTGAGGGTTCAACCACTACAACTGAAGCTGGCGCTGCTTCAACCACCACTATTGAGGCTGCGTCTACCACTGAAGCTGCGTCTACCACTGAGGCTCCTACAACCACCACAACCGAAGCTCAGTCCACCACCGAAGCTCCCACCACAACCACCGAAGCCCCCGTCTGCACCAACTACATCCCCCTCCCCAACGCCCCCTCAACCTGCGgcaagcaaggcaaggtCTCCTGCCGCTCCGCCCAGAAGCTCGGCCAGGCCACATCCGTCACCGACGTCAACGCCTGCGGCAAGCTCTGCGGCACAACCCTCACCTGCAAGACCTTCTCCTACAGCCCCAAGTTCCGCAGCACCGGCGGTTACTGCCAGCTCTACTCCGCACCCCTCTCCCAGCTCAGCTTCACCCCCTGCAACACGGGCGTCAAGTTCTACGACCTCGATACCTGCTACACATGTTCCAACACTCCTACGCCTACACCGCCTGCTACGTGCTCCAAGTACGTCCCTGCGTTTGAGAAGTGCGCCAAGGACACGCACTGCGGAACGCGCGGTGAGATCTGCCAGGAGGATAAGATCAATGTTGCGGGCGATGCGTCGTGCCTTGAGAACTGTGCCAAGAGCTGTATTGACTATGGAAAGGAGTGCAAGTACTTTAGCTACCAGCCTGCGTTCTACAACAGCGCTGCCAAGTGTAAGCTGTACAAGGGTGGAAAGATCAATAAGAAGAGCACTTCTTGGGTCCAGTTCTACGAGCAGGATTGCTTCAAGTGCCAGCAGTCCAAGTAA
- a CDS encoding hypothetical protein (EggNog:ENOG41) codes for MSLRIAPRKVASSALPRTSRLECPLLRHRTSKCAFSTSRPSSRRQQIPSAVDSAKPGEKPAKTTITLTTSEQSAENAKSMLEKATRLAQEREEKLRQARAARLGKLSTNSEKRQDPRDNLASSERREKARQAEERSNTAEEKKRTGLTKEEREKAEKEDYNRRHKQLERFWLKFMVGMPIVLVVGYELFQRLVMGKEQKVMPYKQAKINREREERERLARESAGSVGTE; via the exons ATGTCATTGCGAATTGCGCCTCGAAAAGTGGCATCAAGTGCCCTCCCTCGAACCTCGCGCCTCGAATGTCCTCTCCTCCGCCATCGCACCTCAAAATGCGCATTCTCAACGTCACGACCCTCCAGCCGCCGACAACAAATTCCAAGCGCAGTTGACTCTGCTAAACCTGGGGAAAAGCCCGCCAAGACTACCATAACCCTGACAACATCCGAGCAGTCTGCAGAAAACGCAAAGAGTATGCTCGAAAAGGCTACAAGACTGGcacaagaacgagaagagaAACTACGACAGGCACGAGCAGCACGACTAGGGAAGCTTTCTACAAATTCAGAGAAGAGGCAAGATCCAAGGGATAATCTGGCGTCCAGTgagagaagggaaaaggCAAGGCAGGCTGAGGAGAGATCGAACacggctgaggagaagaagaggactgGATTGACgaaggaagagagggagaaggcGGAGAAGGAAGATTACAATAGGAGACACAAACAGCTAGAGAGATTCTGGCTGAAGTTCATGGTCGGGATGCCGAttgtgttggttgttggttatGAGCTGTTCCAAAGGC TTGTTATGGGGAAAGAACAAAAGGTCATGCCGTATAAACAGGCCAAGATCAAtagagagagggaggagagagagaggcttGCGAGGGAGAGTGCTGGGAGTGTAGGGACGGAATGA
- the SPT5 gene encoding transcription elongation factor spt5 (EggNog:ENOG41~BUSCO:EOG09260NXC) — protein sequence MSSHDPSRFDDSEDEEDFNPAPADMSDEEQDGDDKKAKRGSSPAPRDDDDDEDERPSKSRHADDDGEEEEEDEDDNPKRRDDDDDDEEEEEDEEDDEDEDDVQQGHRRKRRKERGAAFFDIEAEVDDEDEAEDDEMLGEEIGDFITNDHPDDMAETGIDDDRRHRELDRRREIDSSMDAEKQAEILRQRYGNRRSGKGFRDASVVPKRLLLPSVDDPSIWAVRCKEGKEREVVFSIMKRIEERAGTKDELAITAAFERGGTDSVMKGFVYVEARRQTDILKGLDSMMNVYPHSKMVLVDIKDMPELFRVSKTPSLEPGAWVRLRRPMKHNGDLAQVIDVTENGLEARVRFIPRLDYGMRDDAFSSVTADGKRKRPFGMAGPKPPQRLFSEVEARKRHPRHIQGNPTAGTWTYMGDEFENGFQVKDIKIQQLITTDVNPSLEEVTRFASGAEDGTENLDLKALAHSLKDSNALATYLPGDIVEVYTGEQKGVVGKAMRVHSDVVSITVTEGDLVGQEIDVPIRSLRKRFKIGDHVKVIGGSKFRDEVGMVVNIKDDQVTLLTDQTNSEVTVFSKDLREASDIGGQGSLGQYSLHDLVQLDPTTVGCVVKVDRESLVVLDQFGDTRQVMPSQIANKLPKRKTAVAADRSGSEIRLEDVVKEYTGQQRQGKIIHIHRSYVFLHTNDSKENAGVFVTRASMVNTVAAKGGRVAAASSGPDLTAMNPALKLHKNGAENKPVQQPRSFGRDKAIEQTVIIRKGAYKGLLGIVKDTTDTHARVELHTKSKTITVPKDSLSFKNKLTGATIDIASRGGRGGYGGGAGRGGGGDRVPGWQGGSRTPMAGSGSDRVPAWGSRTPAAASGRTPAWKAPDMSGARTPAWADGSRTVNPYDGNRTAYGSGGRTPAWQAGGRTPAPGDAFGAGSRTPAYGGGGDSWGSGSKTPAWGVSAPTPGASGNDSWGGSGAYDAPTPGVGLGAPTPGALSAPTPGAYSAPTPAAISAPTPGASWQGGWGADSAPTPAAGAPTPGYYGAPTPAAYAPPETPAATGPRYTDDD from the exons ATGTCCTCTCACGACCCTTCGCGCTTCGACGACtccgaagatgaggaagatttCAACCCAGCGCCCGCCGATATGTCCGACGAGGAGCAAGATGGCGACGACAAGAAGGCAAAGCGCGGGAGCAGTCCTGCGCCtcgcgatgatgacgatgacgaagatgagcgACCGTCAAAGTCGCGACAcgctgatgacgatggtgaggaggaagaagaggacgaggatgacaatCCCAAGCGTcgcgatgacgacgacgacgacgaagaagaagaagaggatgaggaagatgacgaggacgaggacgatgtcCAGCAG GGCCATCGCAGAAAGCGCAGAAAGGAACGAGGAGCGGCTttcttcgatatcgaagccgaagtcgacgatgaagacgaagccgaagatgacgagatgCTAGGTGAAGAGATAGGCGACTTTATCACAAACGACCATCCAGACGATATGGCCGAAACTGGTATTGACGATGACCGACGACATCGTGAGCTCGATCGCCGTCGTGAGATAGATTCAAGCATGGACGCCGAGAAACAGGCAGAGATCTTGCGGCAGCGATACGGTAATCGACGTTCTGGCAAGGGCTTCAGAGATGCATCGGTTGTTCCCAAGCGACTGCTCCTCCCTAGTGTGGACGATCCTAGCATTTGGGCTGTGCGATGTAAAGAAGGCAAGGAGCGAGAAGTTGTTTTCTCGATTATGAAGCGTATCGAAGAGAGGGCCGGCACTAAGGATGAGCTGGCCATCACTGCTGCGTTCGAGCGTGGAGGTACCGACTCTGTCATGAAGGGATTCGTCTACGTTGAAGCTCGCCGTCAAACCGACATTTTGAAGGGCTTGGACAGCATGATGAATGTGTATCCTCATTCAAAGATGGTTTTGGTCGATATCAAGGATATGCCTGAGCTGTTCCGCGTTTCCAAGACACCAAGTCTGGAGCCTGGAGCCTGGGTTCGTCTGCGAAGGCCCATGAAGCACAATGGTGATCTTGCTCAGGTCATTGATGTTACTGAAAACGGTCTTGAGGCTCGTGTTCGCTTCATTCCCAGATTGGACTATGGCATGCGAGACGACGCCTTCTCTTCAGTCACTGCCGATGGAAAGCGAAAGCGACCTTTCGGTATGGCTGGCCCTAAACCACCGCAGAGGCTCTTTAGCGAGGTTGAGGCCCGAAAGCGCCATCCTCGACATATCCAGGGAAACCCTACTGCCGGTACATGGACCTACATGGGTGACGAGTTTGAGAATGGCTTCCAGGTTAAGGACATCAAGATTCAACAACTTATTACTACCGATGTCAATCCTTCGCTAGAGGAAGTCACTAGATTCGCTTCAGGCGCTGAGGATGGCACTGAGAATCTTGATTTGAAGGCGCTGGCCCACAGTCTAAAGGACAGCAATGCCCTGGCTACGTACCTACCTGGCGATATTGTCGAGGTATACACTGGCGAGCAGAAGGGTGTTGTCGGAAAGGCGATGCGAGTTCATTCCGATGTCGTCTCGATCACTGTCACTGAGGGTGATCTTGTTGGCCAGGAAATCGACGTTCCTATCCGATCCCTTCGCAAGCGCTTCAAGATTGGTGATCACGTCAAGGTCATTGGTGGTAGCAAGTTCCGCGACGAGGTCGGAATGGTTGTCAACATCAAGGACGACCAAGTCACTCTTCTGACAGATCAGACCAACTCTGAAGTCACTGTCTTTAGCAAGGATTTGCGTGAAGCTAGTGATATCGGTGGTCAAGGATCACTAGGTCAATACTCTCTTCATGATCTGGTGCAACTTGATCCTACGACTGTGGGATGTGTTGTCAAGGTTGATCGCGAGTCGCTCGTTGTTCTTGACCAATTTGGAGACACTCGCCAGGTTATGCCATCCCAGATTGCCAACAAACTTCCAAAACGAAAGACTGCTGTTGCCGCTGACCGCAGTGGCTCTGAGATCAGACTTGAAGATGTAGTCAAGGAGTACACAGGCCAACAACGACAGGGTAAAATTATTCACATTCATCGCTCGTATGTCTTCCTACACACCAACGATAGCAAGGAGAACGCTGGTGTCTTTGTCACCAGGGCCAGTATGGTCAACACTGTCGCGGCCAAGGGAGGTCGTGTCGCTGCTGCATCCTCTGGACCTGACCTGACAGCGATGAATCCAGCACTCAAGCTTCACAAGAACGGAGCAGAAAACAAGCCCGTGCAACAACCCAGATCATTTGGCCGAGATAAGGCAATTGAACAGACTGTTATTATCAGGAAGGGAGCCTATAAAGGTCTTTTGGGTATTGTCAAGGATACAACAGACACCCACGCCCGGGTCGAGCTTCATACGAAGAGCAAGACTATTACGGTGCCCAAGGATAGTCTGAGCTTCAAGAACAAGCTGACTGGAGCTACAATTGACATCGCTAGCCGGGGAGGCCGTGGTGGatatggtggtggtgctggacggggaggtggtggtgatcgTGTGCCAGGATGGCAGGGCGGTTCTCGCACACCTATGGCAGGTAGTGGCTCAGACAGAGTGCCTGCTTGGGGATCACGAA CACCCGCAGCTGCAAGCGGACGCACACCCGCTTGGAAGGCTCCAGATATGTCCGGAGCCCGAACTCCCGCGTGGGCCGATGGTTCACGAACCGTCAATCCTTACGACGGCAACCGTACTGCTTATGGCTCTGGTGGACGTACACCTGCCTGGCAGGCCGGTGGAAGGACTCCTGCTCCTGGCGATGCTTTCGGTGCTGGCTCACGTACGCCTGCATATGGCGGTGGTGGAGACAGCTGGGGCTCAGGATCCAAGACTCCTGCTTGGGGAGTATCTGCGCCAACTCCTGGAGCTAGTGGAAACGACTCATGGGGAGGTTCAGGCGCTTACGATGCCCCTACACCCGGTGTTGGTCTCGGTGCCCCAACTCCTGGTGCGTTGAGTGCTCCTACACCTGGTGCCTACTCAGCACCGACTCCCGCTGCCATCAGCGCACCTACACCAGGAGCTTCATGGCAAGGTGGATGGGGAGCAGACTCGGCTCCTACTCCTGCGGCTGGTGCTCCCACGCCTGGTTATTATGGTGCTCCTACGCCGGCAGCATATGCTCCCCCGGAGACTCCCGCCGCCACTGGTCCTCGATACACTGATGACGATTGA